The following proteins are co-located in the Plasmodium brasilianum strain Bolivian I chromosome 11, whole genome shotgun sequence genome:
- a CDS encoding U3 small nucleolar RNA-associated protein 21 has protein sequence MKVQKDPCIPLKLSDVFSPEKPSESKCNGRQLDKTNKEKFKKKSWSILNKYKITEFNKSEKNDIRIRNKIFVENRINKEIGGQSSDDRRIELCDRNNGDSYDHSEKVKTKVETENRNNALKDCKKRKVYKKSNLLIANGTTGIIVHNGIMCLSMKGIQPFIVSSVKKSFCIYDMHKLRKAFISDYYSEDIKNLYFAKNCVYVVFNKKVYRVNETGGRKVFFSNDHKYNIIDIFVVTDYLLTYSKKEIILWDDQCNDDEAFSVSNSCSEDSSQEDGHGDRDKDVERDGDKVGEREEIKDGEKIDSKVGDRDDDEVGERDGNKDGERDSDKVGEQDNDKHIEEKGDDRKNENASEQCTGNGKLSCQGDGQDGTWASNKSCKEGKELIGKNSVKKNNDYVFKCILLFDDNSDVEIKCIYHPDGYINKVIILTNENKLYLYNINKEKIIHEYVSINKVNFNKGKFIKLMSGTLKREELYVVTSNNELYIINIEKDEIVYSKNIHMNDDTITCVSFFNYKHNGEEICAVLLGTEHGKILMINSKSIQYFILRNVHDHVKNILISPQGYIYTAGYDNTINLLNVNKSTFTLDIIKKRNSCIGIINNIKYIDDEHFKLLVSANIPDKKEGNLFIICPHNPEQNKEFSWNKRINILDKTIIDFDINTNRHYDWNNILICLNKLDRVYLASSYRKTVANEYLLLPSNIMNKQQKQMKSKNFINNADNNGVLKDDACEDNNFIDEHNDDTEEYKIYDEHNSFDYNINLKKIYKYATSVLISTCGHIGIVGYSDGEIHSFNMQSTTYRNEYKLNKYSFKSKAHTDGLILKLYLYGVNYFVSASNSREDTCLRVWNIYTSELTYSYNVRSEYINSCSSNSIGGNGLVNTSSNSDEVSEDIYISSFYHFSILTVVCLSNKHILIVDIEQKCITRKFRFSFSVTYVTFSKDNRLIFFALNNHTLLIYEIISNTFVDYLLFKNDIISMIYNDMYLHTAHKNNYNFLNSFTNKNLFNNNKNNYFVNDYKLINAIPIEDFSDTDDNYFYKCTNLKELINMKNNDIDNTYNNTLCLNEQNNDKDASLNEKGGNNYTHLIQSYTSREKQINKNLLTMSGFNMSKIAYIIFLDKIKEKCKVEENVKRNEQIPFFLTAKLEKNIEYVDNKEKEFLENITKNVFNKREQIEDQEAEEEKHDEATEKVNNRNVVRKRQIFNRYKPPMPLSKLQEILAKNEFSYINVLKYLKSLSPSGVHFNILSLSSKEELENMMNFFIYHVKTNDNIDLIQAYILIFLKAHGRRLIKIKEKNLRNTTNVLLQEIQGSWSNINFLFENIIFFIKFLTNIQLE, from the exons atgaaagtgcAAAAGGATCCGTGTATTCCCTTAAAACTGAGCGATGTATTTTCCCCAGAGAAACCTAGTGAATCCAAGTGCAATGGTAGGCAATTAGACAAAacaaataaggaaaaattcaaaaagaaATCATGGAGCATACtgaataaatacaaaataacagaatttaataaaagtgAAAAGAATGACATACGTAtaagaaacaaaatattcgttgaaaacagaataaataaagagaTAGGAGGACAGTCAAGTGATGATAGAAGAATAGAATTGTGTGATAGGAATAATGGAGACAGTTATGACCATAGTGAAAAAGTTAAAACAAAGGTAGAAAcagaaaatagaaataatgcTTTAAAAgattgtaaaaaaagaaaggtatataaaaaaagtaatttattaatagcCAATGGAACAACAGGTATAATTGTTCATAATGGAATAATGTGTTTATCTATGAAAGGAATTCAACCATTTATTGTATCAAGTGTTAAGAAatctttttgtatatatgatatGCATAAGTTGAGAAAAGCATTTATTTCAGATTATTATTCAgaagatattaaaaatttatattttgccaAGAATTGTGTTTATGtagtttttaataaaaaagtatatagaGTCAATGAAACTGGAGGTAGAAAAGTTTTCTTTTCAAATGatcataaatataacatCATTGACATTTTTGTTGTTACGGATTACTTATTAACATAtagcaaaaaagaaataattttatgggATGACCAATGTAATGATGATGAAGCTTTTTCTGTGAGCAATTCATGCAGTGAGGATTCATCCCAGGAGGATGGACACGGAGATAGAGATAAAGATGTGGAGAGAGATGGCGATAAGGTAGGAGAGCGAGAAGAAATTAAAGATGGAGAGAAAATTGACAGTAAGGTAGGAGATCGAGATGACGATGAAGTAGGAGAACGGGATGGCAATAAAGATGGAGAGAGAGATAGCGATAAGGTAGGAGAGCAAGATAACGATAAGCATATAGAGGAAAAAGGGGAtgatagaaaaaatgaaaatgcatCTGAACAGTGCACCGGTAATGGAAAATTAAGCTGTCAGGGTGATGGTCAAGACGGTACATGGGCTTCAAACAAATCATGCaaagaaggaaaagaatTGATTGGAAAAAATAGTGTGAAAAAGAACAATGATTATGTATTCAAATGCATTTTACTGTTCGATGACAATTCCGATGTTgaaattaaatgtatttatcaTCCAGATGGATACATAAATAAAGTGATCATACTAACAAAtgagaataaattatatttatataatattaataaagagaaaattatACATGAATATGTATCAATAAATAAGGTAAACTTTAATAAAGGTAAGTTCATCAAATTAATGTCAGGAACattaaaaagagaagaacTTTATGTTGTTACATCAAATAATGAACTTTACATTATCAATATTGAAAAGGATGAAATagtatattcaaaaaatatacatatgaatgaTGATACCATAACTTGTGttagtttttttaattataaacataatGGTGAAGAAATTTGTGCTGTTCTTCTTGGGACAGAACATGGGAAAATACTTATGATTAACTCAAAAAGtattcaatattttattttaagaaatgtACATGatcatgtaaaaaatattttaatatctcCACaagggtatatatatactgctGGCTATGATAATACGATTAATTTACTAAACGTTAATAAAAGTACATTTACATTAGATATTATAAAGAAGAGAAATAGTTGTATTGGtattattaacaatattaaatatatagatgaCGAACATTTCAAATTATTAGTATCAGCAAATATACcagataaaaaagaaggaaactTATTTATCATATGTCCACATAACcctgaacaaaataaagaattttcatggaataaaagaataaacatTTTGGATAAAACTATAATCGATTTTGACATAAACACAAACAGACATTATGATtggaataatattttaatttgccTAAACAAGTTAGATCGTGTGTATTTAGCATCTTCATATAGAAAAACTGTAGCAAATGAGTACTTATTATTACCCTCgaatattatgaacaagCAGCAGAAGCAAATgaaatcaaaaaattttattaacaatgCTGATAATAATGGTGTTTTAAAGGATGACGCATGCGAAGATAACAATTTTATAGACGAGCATAATGATGATACAgaggaatataaaatatatgatgaaCATAACTCTTTTGATTATAATAtcaacttaaaaaaaatatataaatatgcgaCAAGTGTATTAATATCAACCTGTGGACATATAGGTATTGTTGGTTACAGCGATGGAGAAATTCATTCCTTTAATATGCAATCAACAACATATAGAAATGAGTATAAACTAAATAAGTACTCATTTAAATCTAAGGCACATACAGATGGACTTATACTGAAATTGTATTTGTATGGTGTCAATTACTTCGTATCTGCTTCAAACAGCAGGGAGGATACCTGCCTCAGGGTTTGGAACATATACACTAGTGAACTCACATATTCTTACAATGTTAGAAGTGAGTACATTAACAGttgtagtagtaatagtatcGGAGGTAATGGCCTTGTCAATACCAGTAGTAACAGCGACGAGGTCAGTGAAGATATTTACATTTCCTCTTTCTATCATTTTAGCATCCTTACCGTTGTGTGTTTATCGAATAAGCACATATTGATTGTGGATATTGAGCAAAAGTGCATTACGAGAAAATTTCGCTTTTCCTTTTCAGTTACTTACGTTACCTTTAGTAAAGATAATAGATTAATATTCTTTGCTTTAAATAATCATAccttattaatatatgaaataatatcaAATACTTTTGttgattatttattatttaaaaacgaTATTATTTCAATGATTTACAATGACATGTATTTACACACAGcacataaaaataactataattttttaaattcttttacgaataaaaatttatttaataataataaaaataactacTTTGTTAAtgattataaattaattaatgcAATACCGATAGAAGATTTCTCAGATACCGACgacaattatttttacaagtgtacaaatttaaaagaactaATTAATATGAAGAATAATGACATAGACAACACGTATAATAACACTTTATGTCTGAATGAACAAAACAATGATAAAGATGCatcattaaatgaaaaaggggGAAATAATTATACGCATTTAATTCAGTCATATACGTCTagagaaaaacaaattaataaaaatttattaacaatGTCAGGATTTAATATGTCAAAAattgcatatattatatttttagataaaattaaggaaaaatgtaaagttgaagaaaatgtaaaaagaaatgaacAAATCCCATTTTTTCTCACAGCCaagttagaaaaaaatatagaatatgtagataataaggaaaaagaatTCTTAGAAAATATcacaaaaaatgtttttaataaaagagaACAAATAGAGGACCAAGAAGCTGAAGAAGAGAAACATGACGAAGCAACAGAAAAAGTGAACAACAGAAATGTTGTGAGAAAAagacaaatttttaataggTATAAACCCCCCATGCCTTTATCTAAACTTCAGGAAATTCTGGCGAAGAACGAGTTCTCTTACATCA acGTTCTGAAGTATCTCAAGAGTTTATCTCCGTCGGGTGTGCATTTTAACATCCTGTCTTTAAGTTCAAAGGAAGAG CTGGAAAATATGAtgaatttctttatttatcatGTCAAGACGAATGATAATATAGATTTAATTCAGgcgtatattttaatattcctAAAA gCTCACGGAAGAAGattaatcaaaataaaagaaaaaaatttaaggaaCACTACCAATGTGTTACTTCAGGAAATTCAAGGAAGCTGGTcgaatattaattttttatttgaaaatataattttttttatcaagtTTTTGACAAATATACAATTAGAATAA
- a CDS encoding DNA helicase produces the protein MEVFNFGKYNGKTFQEVFEKHKSYVTWVKNLDKPTGSLIQFKNYILQREGESNETDNMIDINLNSEQHSSNNNTHENNTNCSNYYERAGCKYISSADKSRNGNYNNNCSSRSKSNGKNNHIINHNINGNSNSNSNCKSNENNNGNDNRNRISRNNGSNSNLSGVNGCSEGEKIVGKMNSSEYRNYEQNIMKEINDLYNQKEEKVELDIVVAFEIFSGDSFKIVQKDNNSNRKFINFKNFVSKELFKILSEFNPTIKKVNNNSCITFESDKYEYVLNNLKEKCTILGGVQTIPNFLLKCFKNYSKFSEPKKISEITANILTNTLCAYTKEHYDKLDVLIGEKLNVELKNFQREGVYFGLKKNGRVLIGDEMGLGKTLQALALMAFYHKEWPFIVVCPSSIRFQWKDQALRWLSHLIHEEHICVVKSGKAEIPRHCKMIIISYELITKNDKYQNKYNCIVCDESHYLKNSFSKRTKAITPIIKNAKRCVLLSGTPALNKPSELYEQVSSIIPNLFNYNEFCERYCFKDKNIYTRKIEYVGCKHTEELHLFLTNTIMIRRLKKDVLKELPEKLRSKIPVEIPPKELGEILNYYKKLETKKNINIDDFDDIHLSNLNNSNSGNGADDENISISHLFKMTGYAKVKAIKEYISYLIDADIKFLLFCHHKLVMDEIDQFLKEKKTIFIRVDGLTPIEKREIYIKSFQNDENVKIALLSLTACGIGLNLTAANTVVFGELYWVPGQIIQAEDRAHRIGTSHENVNIHYLIAQNTIDEIVWKIINRKWNTLTTALNGMEDSLNVKEVNKFDKFMLDLTNDTNKSYPTSLVNTPKVRRRSSEYKPFDSTNQNKKDRDIRDFFKSSDKSVEKLSVTKSTKKRLHETPTNDCSSSSTSPNLLSKKYKTELL, from the coding sequence ATGGAGGTTTTTAATTTTGGAAAATATAATGGAAAGACTTTTCAAGAAGTTTTTGAAAAACACAAGTCATATGTTACATGGGTTAAAAATCTAGATAAACCTACTGGTTCATTAATTCAATTTAAAAACTATATACTACAAAGAGAAGGGGAAAGTAATGAAACTGATAATATGATTGATATTAATCTTAACAGTGAGCAACATTCaagcaataataatacgcatgaaaataatactaaCTGTAGTAACTACTACGAAAGGGCGGGTTGTAAATACATCTCCTCCGCTGATAAAAGCAGGAATGGAAACTACAACAATAATTGTAGCAGTCGTAGTAAGAGTAACGGTAAGAATAATCATATCATTAACCATAACATTAATggtaatagtaacagtaacagtaattGTAAGAGTAATGAAAACAATAATGGGAATGATAATAGGAATAGAATCAGTAGGAATAATGGCAGTAATAGTAATCTCAGTGGTGTTAATGGGTGCAGTGAGGGGGAAAAGATTGTAGGCAAGATGAACAGCAGCGAATATAGAAATTATGAGCAGAACAtaatgaaagaaataaatgatCTTTATAATCAGAAAGAAGAGAAAGTAGAATTAGATATAGTAGTTgcatttgaaatatttagtGGTGACAGCTTTAAAATTGtacaaaaagataataatagtaatagaaaatttataaattttaaaaattttgtttcaaaagaactctttaaaattttatctgAATTTAATCctactataaaaaaagtgaatAATAACTCTTGTATTACATTTGAATCAGATAAATATGAATAcgttttaaataatttgaaagAAAAGTGTACCATATTAGGGGGTGTACAGACTATTCctaattttttactaaaatgttttaaaaattattctaaattttcagaacctaaaaaaatatcagaAATTACtgcaaatatattaacgaatactttatgtgcatatacaaAAGAACATTATGACAAATTAGATGTGTTAATAGGTGAAAAGTTAAAtgtagaattaaaaaattttcaaagaGAAGGTGTTTATTttggattaaaaaaaaatggaagagtATTAATAGGTGATGAAATGGGGTTAGGAAAAACATTGCAGGCATTAGCTTTGATGGCTTTCTATCATAAAGAATGGCCATTTATTGTCGTATGTCCCTCTTCTATCCGATTTCAATGGAAAGATCAAGCTTTAAGATGGCTATCTCATTTAATACATGAAGAACATATATGTGTTGTTAAAAGTGGAAAAGCTGAAATACCACGTCATTGTAAGATGATCATAATTTCATATGAATTAATAAcgaaaaatgataaatatcaAAACAAGTATAACTGCATAGTTTGTGATGAATCtcattatttgaaaaattctttttcgAAAAGAACAAAAGCAATAACacctattataaaaaatgctaAAAGGTGTGTTTTATTGTCAGGTACTCCTGCATTAAACAAACCCTCTGAGTTGTATGAACAGGTGTCAAGTATAATTCCAAACCTGTTTAATTATAATGAGTTTTGTGAAAGATATTGTTTTAaagacaaaaatatatatacgaggAAAATTGAATATGTGGGATGTAAACATACTGAagaattacatttatttttaaccaATACAATTATGATACgaagattaaaaaaagatgtattaaaagaattaccTGAAAAATTAAGGTCCAAAATTCCTGTAGAAATACCACCCAAAGAATTAggagaaattttaaattactacaaaaaattagaaacaaagaaaaatatcaATATAGATGATTTTGATGATATACATCTATCAAACTTAAACAATTCCAATTCGGGTAATGGTGCAgatgatgaaaatatatcCATATCTCATTTGTTTAAGATGACTGGATATGCTAAAGTTAAAgcaataaaagaatatatttcctATTTAATTGATGCtgatattaaatttttactattttgtcATCATAAACTAGTAATGGATGAAATAGATCAatttttaaaggaaaaaaaaaccaTATTCATACGAGTGGATGGATTAACACCaatagaaaaaagagaaatttatattaaaagttttcaaaatgatgaaaatgtgAAAATCGCATTATTATCTCTAACCGCATGTGGAATAGGTTTAAATTTAACAGCAGCTAATACTGTAGTATTTGGTGAGTTGTATTGGGTACCTGGTCAAATTATACAAGCAGAAGATCGAGCACATAGAATAGGTACATCTCATGAAAATGTGAATATTCATTATCTAATTGCACAAAATACTATTGATGAAATTGTatggaaaattattaacagaAAATGGAATACTTTAACTACTGCACTAAATGGTATGGAGGATTCCCTAAATGTAAAGgaagtaaataaatttgaTAAGTTTATGTTAGATTTAACAAATGATACAAATAAATCATATCCAACTTCATTAGTTAATACCCCCAAGGTTAGAAGAAGATCATCTGAATATAAACCATTTGATAGTacaaatcaaaataaaaaggatagAGATATAAGGGACTTCTTCAAGTCTAGTGATAAGTCTGTAGAAAAATTAAGCGTTACAAAATCTACCAAAAAAAGGTTACACGAAACACCTACAAATGACTGTTCTTCAAGTAGTACCTCTCCAAACCTTTTAAGCAAGAAGTATAAAACAGAGCTACTTTGA
- a CDS encoding hypothetical protein (conserved Plasmodium protein), translating to MNRYIAKLKTFNNRNDENVNEPNAHEKEDKGKEKKEELFEKGSNNSRKDKLRVLSRGLNIKNVNKLYDDNELNENCLSAKIRLKKKKIIMDSSSEEEQKRIVRLSDNLQGNTSKFNEYINTSIMFEKSNDNIFAKTDTRKMLTSKKVINKDFQLANKINETEEYSEKGQHDLLYSFYTHKAHRNKNNNSSNNSSNNSSNNRSNNNSNNSSNNRSNNSSNNSSNNIMNKNSCEKNNITRGNKTNRYILTSNSEIIKQNDTSNNGSNKNRRIAQNKNNTSFVNLFSENESSESAEKESNNDQNINNINDTEEKKKKKRKRKKNTKKMKKKLLTSNKKNNNPCSADSDYSYYSNNYDYSNYYEHTEDNSLDETNASYDSENEEQNQSEEYALHLQIYNEQNLFNEDFHFNSLSVKKSIKLYIEFITLSLLSPSFQYDANYFKISKNVSNLENILKENYSNMHKQFEKKKSLQDCYNYSIGSTDKVKEKTKKQKHKMKRNNKEKKKKSLKKLFRCITDSENSYEKKECDQSKLHNDDSKASEEKMKNQNNKRKKKKKKYILSDSSSSITEVEQSSEKKIKKKKNRNIEKSTSEVYVKLSIEEEGNRKDYFEEILEITQSDSEGKMEDRQDLGSKGDKEGVGSTQQGSEHNAQRSISSEYENEEENENADNDECDGYDSGEYEDDDFLEDENEDHDSFINTSSDEREYAFNYSKRIKKKLMEELNDNVIHDILNDEMLKIYEFVKKEENFNNYDFLKMICKISKKKSSNHYNRCIQKIENKILSKRDQFESHPFETNFKNILKNYANIFIFYSEYNKIYCCCCNRKLNAAYPVFFIKPFYNSSDLWNNCFFNFMKVNNFKCFGNMCQNTTLYSPLDISNNSSINTEDEWKMKEIKESNRLFIKNQNEKGRRNLLVRINNYSDIDGHTIMNNEKFILNHLQQNEESNGYRYIGNMDEKRLKRKRKNFKGNYEFLYKGNECNENNLNFILKDVCESFTTLSENYIDRDILVLQLGSYCVSTVYYWHVFHHYKFFFTKYIYMNLLNLYNKNKYLFREPLLLAYILSRKLSKELYRDFKILMNIDISQIQHKLNESDSIIR from the exons atgaacaGATACatagcaaaattaaaaacttttaataatagaaatgatgaaaatgtaaatgaGCCAAATGCACACGAGAAAGAAGACAAAGGTAAAGAGAAGAAAGAAGAACTATTCGAAAAGGGATCAAACAATTCaagaaaagataaattgCGTGTGCTCTCTAGAggattaaatattaaaaatgtaaataaactatatgatgataatgaattaaatgaaaattgttTAAGCGCAAAAATtcgattaaaaaaaaaaaaaattattatggaTAGCAGTTCTGAAGAGGAACAA aaaagaattgTGCGTTTAAGTGACAATTTACAAGGAAATACATCAAAATTTAATGAGTACATTAATACATCTATTATGTTTGAAAAAAGCAACGATAATATTTTTGCCAAAACAGATACGAGAAAAATGTTAACAAGCAAAAAAGTCATAAATAAAGATTTTCAACTAGCCAATAAAATTAACGAAACCGAGGAATATAGTGAAAAGGGCCAACATGATTTGTTATATAGCTTTTACACTCACAAAGCTcacagaaataaaaataataatagcagtaataatagcagtaataatagcagtaataatagaagtaataataatagtaataatagcagtaataatagaagtaataatagcagtaataatagcagtaataacattatgaacaaaaattcatgtgaaaaaaataatatcactaggggaaataaaacaaatagatATATCCTCACCTCTAATTCAGAAATTATCAAACAAAATGATACGTCGAATAATGGAAGTAATAAAAACAGAAGAATTgcgcaaaataaaaataacacatCATTTGTAAATCTTTTTAGTGAAAATGAATCAAGTGAAAGTGCAGAGAAGGAAAGTAATAATgatcaaaatataaacaatattaatgacacagaagaaaagaaaaaaaaaaaaaggaaaagaaaaaagaatacaaagaaaatgaaaaagaaattattaacaagtaataaaaaaaataacaatccATGCTCTGCAGATTCTGATTATTCctattattcaaataattatgattattctaattattatgaacataCGGAGGATAATTCACTTGATGAGACAAATGCATCATATGATAGTGAAAATGAAGAGCAAAATCAATCAGAGGAATATGCATTACatttgcaaatatataatgaacagaatttatttaatgaagattttcattttaactCCTTAAGTGTGAAAAAATCAATTAAATTGTACATAGAATTTATTACACTTTCTTTATTATCGCCCAGCTTTCAGTATGATGCCaactattttaaaatttctaagAATGTAAGTAAcctagaaaatatattaaaagaaaattattcgAATATGCATAAAcagtttgaaaaaaaaaagtctcTTCAAGactgttataattattcaatTGGTTCGACTGATAAAGTAAaggagaaaacaaaaaagcaaaaacataaaatgaagaggaacaataaagaaaaaaaaaagaaatccttaaaaaaattgttccGTTGTATTACTGATAGCGAAAATAgctatgaaaaaaaggaatgcGATCAGAGTAAACTTCATAACGATGATTCTAAGGCTAGTGaagagaaaatgaaaaatcaaaataacaaaagaaaaaaaaaaaaaaaaaaatatatattaagtgaTAGTTCTAGCTCAATAACGGAAGTTGAACAATCAAgcgaaaagaaaataaaaaaaaagaaaaatagaaatatagaaaaaagcACTAGTGaagtatatgtaaaattaagCATAGAAGAAGAGGGTAATCGAAAGGATTATTTTGAAGAAATTTTGGAAATTACACAATCTGATAGTGAAGGAAAAATGGAGGATCGGCAAGATCTGGGATCAAAGGGGGATAAGGAAGGCGTAGGAAGTACGCAGCAAGGCTCAGAACATAATGCACAACGAAGCATCAGTAGTGAATATGAGAATGAAGAAGAGAATGAGAATGCGGATAATGATGAATGTGATGGATATGACTCCGGCGAATATGAAGATGATGATTTTCTTGAAGATGAGAATGAGGATCATGATAGCTTTATAAACACGTCGAGTGACGAAAGGGAATATGCTTTTAATTATAgcaaaagaattaaaaaaaaattgatggaagaattaaatgataatgttatccatgatattttaaatgatgaaatgctaaagatatatgaatttgttaagaaagaagaaaattttaataactatgattttttaaaaatgatttgTAAAATAAGTAAGAAGAAATCAAGCAATCATTATAATAGatgtattcaaaaaatagaaaataaaattttatcaaaaagGGACCAATTTGAATCTCATCCTTTtgaaacaaattttaaaaatattttaaaaaattatgcaaacatctttattttttattcagaatacaataaaatatattgctGCTGCTGTAATCGGAAATTAAATGCTGCATACCccgtattttttattaaaccgTTTTATAATTCATCCGATTTATGGAATAactgtttttttaattttatgaaagtaaataattttaagtgCTTTGGAAATATGTGCCAAAATACTACTTTATATAGTCCACTTGATATATCGAATAATAGTAGCATAAATACAGAGGATGAATGGAAAATGAAGGAAATTAAAGAGTCTAAcagattatttattaaaaatcagaatgaaaaaggaagaagaaatttattagtacgaataaataattacagCGATATAGATGGTCATACAATtatgaataatgaaaaatttattctgAATCACTTACAACAAAATGAAGAGTCCAATGGTTATAGGTATATTGGTAATATGGACGAAAAGCGGTTAAAaaggaagagaaaaaattttaaagggaattatgaatttttatataagggAAATGAGtgtaatgaaaataatttaaattttattttaaaagatgtATGTGAAAGTTTTACAACTCTGTctgaaaattatatagataGAGATATATTAGTTTTACAGTTAGGTTCCTATTGTGTATCCACTGTATATTACTGGCATGTATTTCATCATTATAAGTTTTtctttacaaaatatatttatatgaatttattaaatttatataataaaaataagtactTATTTAGAGAACCTTTATTGttagcatatatattatcaagAAAATTAAGTAAGGAGTTATATAGAGATTTTAAAATACTTATGAACATAGACATATCTCAAATACAACATAAACTAAATGAGTCTGATTCCATTATAAGGTAA
- a CDS encoding dynein light chain: MEQTEVKKYLSKFEIKGICMNSENSEKIFKISLKAIKENKYEKDIASQIKMKCENDELLNKEILNDENNLNMIDNLKNENIGSWQCIVGKNFAFSINYQFNCMIYFKHKSSKLTILIYKSM, translated from the coding sequence atggaacaaaccgaagtaaaaaaatatttgtcgAAATTCGAAATAAAAGGTATTTGCATGAATAGCGAAAATAGtgagaaaatatttaaaataagcCTAAAAGCTATAAAGGAGAATAAGTATGAAAAGGATATAGCAAgtcaaataaaaatgaaatgtgAAAATGATGagttattaaataaagagaTTTTAAACGATGaaaacaatttaaatatgatagacaatttaaaaaatgaaaatatcgGTTCATGGCAATGTATCGTTGGAAAGAATTTTGCCTTTTCTATAAATTACCAATTTAATTGtatgatttattttaaacataaatCTAGTAAATTaactattttaatatacaaatCTATGTGA